A genomic stretch from Anaerolinea thermophila UNI-1 includes:
- a CDS encoding 4'-phosphopantetheinyl transferase family protein produces the protein MSILYVLIHEVDEGQAFWEKEGEKFLSPQERERLTSLRFQKRRQEWLHGRWVAKHLIQRVLSDFGELTLSEISIENRADGSPWVFVKGEEVQGELSISHREGWACAAFSQNTEISLGIDVEKIEKRDPAFYMDYFTDREKVNRALISEMSEEMYYTFLWSAKEAVLKALKLGLRIDTRKIEILLGGFDTISRSFACSWFSISIQVLGVGENWTGFGYIREQFVMTLACHGIKKSEPVMIQEIRL, from the coding sequence GTGAGCATTCTATATGTTCTGATCCACGAAGTTGATGAAGGTCAGGCGTTCTGGGAAAAAGAGGGAGAGAAATTCCTCTCTCCTCAAGAAAGAGAACGCCTGACCTCACTGCGTTTCCAGAAACGCCGACAGGAATGGTTGCATGGGCGCTGGGTTGCTAAACATCTGATTCAAAGGGTACTGTCAGATTTTGGGGAATTGACCCTTTCAGAAATTTCTATTGAGAACAGAGCAGACGGTTCTCCATGGGTATTTGTGAAAGGCGAAGAAGTCCAGGGAGAACTATCCATCAGTCATCGGGAAGGTTGGGCATGTGCGGCATTTTCCCAAAATACAGAGATTTCATTAGGGATTGATGTTGAAAAAATTGAAAAACGAGACCCTGCTTTCTATATGGATTATTTCACCGATCGGGAGAAAGTGAACAGGGCTTTAATTTCAGAGATGTCTGAAGAGATGTACTATACCTTTCTTTGGAGCGCGAAAGAGGCGGTTTTAAAAGCGCTGAAACTTGGATTGCGTATAGACACTCGAAAAATTGAAATTCTTCTGGGAGGCTTTGACACAATTTCCAGGTCTTTTGCCTGCTCATGGTTCTCAATCTCAATTCAGGTCCTGGGAGTAGGCGAGAATTGGACAGGTTTTGGGTACATTCGAGAGCAATTTGTGATGACCTTAGCCTGTCATGGAATAAAAAAATCAGAGCCTGTGATGATTCAAGAAATCAGGCTCTGA